A single window of Nicotiana tomentosiformis chromosome 1, ASM39032v3, whole genome shotgun sequence DNA harbors:
- the LOC104121372 gene encoding uncharacterized protein, translating to MEFYAEEGKNLSSDNSTLILPALSVGNAGQLAVDLLVASLRAERIGYLDDPNVVPCVGNDAYWPSPPGELALPLEVYESSPDALALVQQRSPVVKGMMVEFARNLANFAAANGKKHVIMLSGLEFGRWRNIDMSSGLQIHYLSSSNSDGTDDQCESQGWKRLPEYDPTQRMWKYLNDLAKNTAFEVEDLPYEDLGDEDYDASLPYAALFSCLKAKGLKVTCLLCYCSEGDNIPDAFNLADAVSKALGLRPNSSQGNEGGSWVVPFSWKSVYGPPPDMSLF from the exons ATGGAGTTTTATGCTGAGGAAGGAAAGAATTTGAGCTCAGATAACTCCACGTTGATTCTG CCGGCGCTATCGGTAGGAAATGCAGGGCAACTAGCGGTGGATCTTCTAGTAGCTTCTTTGAGAGCGGAGAGAATTGGATATTTGGACGATCCAAATGTAGTTCCCTGCGTTGGGAATGACGCCTATTGGCCTTCTCCGCCCGGTGAACTCGCGCTTCCTCTCGAAG TATATGAATCATCTCCTGATGCATTGGCTCTGGTACAGCAGAGGTCTCCAGTTGTTAAG GGCATGATGGTTGAATTTGCTAGGAACTTGGCGAATTTTGCTGCTGCCAATGGGAAGAAACATGTAATCATGCTCTCAGGCTTGGAGTTTGGGCGTTGGCGAAACATTGATATGTCAAG TGGATTGCAGATACATTACCTTTCTAGTTCCAACTCAGATGGAACAGACGATCAATGTGAAAGCCAGGGCTGGAAGAGATTACCAGAGTATGATCCTACGCAGAGAATGTGGAAGTATTTAAACGATTTAGCCAAAAATACTGCCTTTGAGGTGGAGGATTTGCCTTATGAAGATCTGGGAGATGAGGACTACGATGCCAGTTTGCCTTATGCTGCGTTGTTCTCTTGTCTTAAG GCCAAAGGTCTGAAGGTCACTTGTCTACTGTGTTATTGCTCGGAGGGAGACAACATTCCCGATGCTTTCAATTTGGCTGATGCAGTGTCAAAAGCTCTGGGGCTCCGACCTAATAGTTCTCAAG GTAATGAAGGTGGAAGCTGGGTTGTGCCGTTCTCGTGGAAGAGTGTCTATGGTCCTCCGCCAGATATGTCTCTTTTCTAG
- the LOC138906861 gene encoding uncharacterized protein, translated as MTVSEYATRFSELARHAPALVPTVREQVRRFIEGLDYDLKICMTRELQSDTLFQQVVEISRMLERVMYEERESKEAKRSRNYGGFCGFYFASSIHHGGCSGSRSA; from the coding sequence atgacggtaTCAGAATATGCCACCAGGTTCAGTGAGCTAGCTcgtcatgcacctgctttggttcctacagtcagagagcaagtccgcagatttattgaggggctcgattatgatcttaaaatatgcatgacTCGAGAGTTGCAGTCTGATACtctatttcagcaagtagtagagatttccagaatgttagaacgtgttatgtatgaggaaagggagtctaaggaggccaagaggtctcgaaatTATGGAGGATTTTGTGGATTCTACTTTGCATCTAGCATTCATCATGGCGGATGCTCGGGCAGTCGGTCAGCCTAG